The sequence AGGACGACGAACTCGCGTATCTGTGGCTGCCCACATGGAGTGATGCGGCAGGCATCGACTTCCGCTCAGCCGCGATCACCGTCGCCAACGAATGCCGCGCAGCGCTCGAAGTCTTCGAACCCAAATCTCGCCTGACCGCCGAGACCTATGCGGCCCTGGTGGAGCGGTGGGGCGGCTTCAACGACGCGACTCGCGGATCAGGCACAGTCACCACCTTGCTTGCCGCGGTTCTCGCACATGCCTACGCCGACTCACCAGAAGCGGGTCTGCTCCTCGCCGCTAACACTCTTGGCTCCGACACCGACACCATCGCCACCATGGCTGGCGCACTCCTAGGCGCCGTCACGGCGGGCCCGCCACCTGGCACCGTGCAAGATGCCAAGGCCATCGACTCCGAGGCGCGCCGCATGTGGGACATTTCCCAAGGGCGTGAAGCCGCAACGTTCGCCTACCCAGATCTGCTCCGCTGGAGCCCTCCCAAGGCCACGCTCGACCTTGTAGGCCACACGCCGATGGGGCCGGCGCTAGCCGGTCTAGGGCCCCTTACACCTAAGGACACGCCGACGGCGAGCAACCAGGCCACATACGTGTGGGGCACCTTGTCATTCGGCCAGAGCATCCTGGTCCGCGCCAGGCCTGATCTCAGGCCGCTGGATGAGAACCTGCTCCCAGGAGATGTGAGACAACCGCGGAGCCGGCCTGCTGGGGATGCTCCGAGAGAACAGCAACTCCTCTTCGAAGCTCCATTGCAAGCTGCTGCACCAGCTGAGCAAAGGCCTGTCCTTGCCGGAACAGCGCCAGGGGCTGTGAGTGAGCGTGCCCATAGGCACGCACCGCCGCCTGTTGAGGAGGTCGTTCAAGAGCTGGCAAGAAACGGGTTCACTCCCGAAGAGGTAGGCCGTGCATTGCTTCAACAGATCCGAGGCGGCCGATACAGCGTCGAGCGGGCTGCTGCGTTTGCCGGGCTCCTTGCCCGTGCCTACCACCAGAACGATCAGTAGCAGTCCGGCCCAGCGAGCTGTCCAAGACACCTATCAGCCGAGAGGGTCTTGCCGCTCCAAGTGGAACGAGAGCGCGTGTAGGCCGATGGCTGTCAGCAGCCCTTGTTGGTGGGGGTGGAGCTGTGCCCACAGGCTGGTCTGTTTGCGGGCCCAGCGGTGAAGTTCGGGCGGGATGGGTCGCCCGGCGGCGTGGGTGGTGCGGCACTGGTGGTACTTGCGTTGCCAGGTGAAGGGCCAGGGTGGGTTCCACCATGGGTCGAGGATGGGCAGTTCTTGCAGGGTGTGGGCGGACAGCTGGCCTGAGCGGGCTTTGCGGCGTTGCTGCACGAGCCAGCGTCCCAGGGGAAAACCGTCCTGGTGGGTGTGGATGGATACCGCGAGATGCCCGTGCAAAGTGGCGTAGGCGCGGGCGTGGGGCAGGCCCTCACCCGTCGGGTAGCGGCGCGCAGTTGTGCGGGCCTGCGTGGGTATGGCGGCAGGCCCGGTGGTGCCGAGGTGGGCGAGGAGTTGCTGCTGGGCGGGGTGGAGGCTGTCCCATAGCTGTGCTTGTGTCCTGATCCAGCGGCGTTCGGTGCTGGTCAGGGTGCTGCCGTCGGTGGCGGTGCGGGCCCGGTGGTAGGCGCGTTGCCAGGCGAGGGGCCAGGGCGGGTTCCAGTGGGGGTCAAGGGCGTTGAGCGCGGTGATCTGGGAGGGCTCGATGCGCCCGTCGGCGGCGCGTTGGCGCTGGCGCAGGAGCCAGCTTCCTAGGGGGTGGCCGTTGTGGCGGGTGCGGTCGGTCACGGCCAGGTTCCCGTGTTCGGCCGCGTAGCTGCGGGCATGGGCCAGCCCGACCTCCCCTGGGGTGGGAGTGATGAGGGACGCGGTGACGGTGCGGGCGGTGGCGGCGGTGATCCCGATGTCGGCGAGGAGGTTCTGCTGTTCGGGGTGCAGGACATCGTGCCGGGCGCACTGCCGGCGCAACCACACCATTAGCGGATCTTCATCCTCGTCCCGGTCGCCGGGCGGGGCGTGCTGGCCGGGCAGGAGCAGCCTGCCCTCCTGCCATAGCGTGCGGGCCTGCTGGTAGTGGCGCTGCCACGGGAAGTGCCAGGGCGGATTCCACCAGGGGTCCAGCTCAGTCAGGTGCAGCCCGGGCGGCCACGCGGTTCCCGTCGCCCGCAGGTGGCGGCGTTCCTTGCTGCGCTGTGCTACCAGCCAGCGGCCCAGCGGATAATCCTCATGCACATAGTCG comes from Streptomyces sp. FXJ1.172 and encodes:
- a CDS encoding ADP-ribosylglycohydrolase family protein, with the protein product MQWEAVRASAQWAAYGDALGFITELTDADGVRRRIGRDDVTTTVPWKRRVGGRYGRDMPLPAGAYSDDTQLRLATSRAIRGDGEFDAEAFAKIEVVAWQAYALGAGRGTKAAATGLMRVEAKWSQNIFATKAARYVDIGGNGAAMRIQPHVWSARDLTNWDNITRDVVRNAVSTHGHPRGILGAVLHAVLLAHALDSNELPGPKQWRPAIDWLEQVPDVIAKDDELAYLWLPTWSDAAGIDFRSAAITVANECRAALEVFEPKSRLTAETYAALVERWGGFNDATRGSGTVTTLLAAVLAHAYADSPEAGLLLAANTLGSDTDTIATMAGALLGAVTAGPPPGTVQDAKAIDSEARRMWDISQGREAATFAYPDLLRWSPPKATLDLVGHTPMGPALAGLGPLTPKDTPTASNQATYVWGTLSFGQSILVRARPDLRPLDENLLPGDVRQPRSRPAGDAPREQQLLFEAPLQAAAPAEQRPVLAGTAPGAVSERAHRHAPPPVEEVVQELARNGFTPEEVGRALLQQIRGGRYSVERAAAFAGLLARAYHQNDQ